One window from the genome of Salvelinus namaycush isolate Seneca chromosome 19, SaNama_1.0, whole genome shotgun sequence encodes:
- the plcd4b gene encoding 1-phosphatidylinositol 4,5-bisphosphate phosphodiesterase delta-4 isoform X1 has product MDSPQSLFAKGDKDLQVMKAGAMLKKVKSKSWKKQRLFRLQEDGQTIWYKSRWAGTGHSTFSVADVEVVREGHQSEVLLSVAEEFPADLCFTLVFRGRRGNLDLVAESPSEAQAWIRGVRKLIQNAESMDDKERVDQWIWDWFQKADKNKDGRMNFKEVRTLLKMMNVDMNEEYALHLFTLADKSKSGCLENEEFVQFYKILTERKDMWRVFQDYSRDRQTLTLAELKDFLRQEQQEGERSWEHAQKLIDRYEPSETAKKQGAMSIDGFQMYLVSPEGAILDPQRLTLNQDMSRPLSHYFICSSHNTYLMEDQLRGQSSQEAYIQALKRGCRCVEVDCWDGPNGEPVVYHGHTFTSKILFRDVITTLGEYAFKASEFPIILSLENHCSVEQQRVMAQLLDTILGDMLLREPLDGLVTQELPSPHDLKGKILLKAKKIGGLEESETLTDEATDEVSDEAEPESPSAENLSAEALCLHDKKSKFSRELSDLVVYCKSVHFHSFEYSRLHSKCYEMSSFSESKARKLAKDTGTEFVHHNSRQLSRVYPSGMRTDSSNYNPQELWNVGCQLVALNVQTAGLEMDLNDGLFSQNGCCGYVLKPDFMRNDDSFDPERPQDWDGYTSLQLSIQVISGQQLPKVNQKEGSIVDPLVRVEIYGVSQDQAKQETSYIDNNGFNPLWNETLNFIIHVPELALVRFVVEDYDKASRNDFMGQFTVPFTCIQPGYRHIHLLSKDGTAIPLSTLFVNVKISEVTTEV; this is encoded by the exons ATGGATTCTCCCCAAAGCTTGT TTGCCAAGGGTGACAAGGACCTCCAGGTGATGAAGGCGGGGGCCATGTTGAAGAAGGTCAAGTCCAAATCGTGGAAGAAGCAGCGGCTTTTCCGGCTACAGGAAGATGGCCAGACCATCTGGTATAAGTCCAGGTGGGCAGGAACAGGCCACTCCACCT TCTCTGTGGCTGATGTTGAGGTGGTGCGTGAAGGTCACCAGTCGGAGGTCTTGCTGAGCGTCGCTGAAGAGTTCCCCGCTGACCTCTGTTTCACCCTGGTGTTCCGTGGTCGCCGCGGCAACCTGGACCTGGTGGCGGAGTCACCTTCTGAGGCGCAGGCCTGGATCCGGGGTGTACGCAAGCTGATCCAGAACGCTGAGAGCATGGATGACAAAGAGAGGGTTGACCA ATGGATCTGGGACTGGTTTCAGAAGGCGGACAAAAACAAGGACGGACGGATGAACTTCAAGGAGGTGCGCACACTGCTGAAGATGATGAATGTGGACATGAACGAGGAGTATGCGCTTCACCTCTTCACG TTGGCAGATAAGTCTAAGTCAGGTTGTCTGGAGAACGAGGAGTTTGTCCAGTTCTATAAGATACTGACGGAAAGGAAGGACATGTGGCGGGTGTTCCAGGACTACtcccgagacagacagacattaaccCTTGCTGAGCTGAAGGACTTTCTGAGGCAGGAGCaacaggagggggagaggagttgGGAGCATGCCCAGAAGCTGATTGACCGCTATGAGCCATCAGAGACCG CCAAGAAACAGGGGGCCATGTCTATAGATGGCTTCCAGATGTACTTGGTCTCTCCAGAGGGCGCCATCTTGGATCCCCAGCGGCTGACCCTGAACCAGGACATGAGCCGGCCCCTCAGCCACTACTTCATCTGTTCCTCCCACAACACCTACTTGATGGAGGACCAGCTCCGAGGACAGAGCAGCCAGGAGGCCTACATCCA GGCTCTAAAGCGGGGCTGTCGTTGTGTTGAGGTGGATTGTTGGGACGGGCCGAATGGAGAGCCGGTTGTTTATCACGGCCACACCTTCACCTCCAAGATCCTCTTCAGAGACGTCATCACCACGCTGGGAGAGTACGCCTTCAAG GCATCTGAGTTTCCTATCATCCTGTCCCTGGAGAACCACTGCAGTGTGGAGCAGCAAAGGGTCATGGCCCAGCTCCTGGACACCATCCTGGGGGACATGCTACTCAGGGAACCCCTGGACGGACTGGTTACCCAAGAGCTGCCCTCTCCCCAT GATTTGAAGGGAAAGATCCTGCTGAAAGCAAAGAAGATTGGCGGTCTAGAAGAAAGTGAAACGCTGACCGATGAGGCCACTGACGAGGTCAGCGATGAGGCTGAACCTGAGAGCCCGTCTGCAGAAAACCTGTCTGCAGAGGCCCTTTGTCTCCATGATAAG AAATCCAAGTTCTCTAGGGAACTCTCGGATCTGGTGGTGTACTGCAAGAGTGTCCATTTTCACAGCTTTGAGTACTCTCGCTTGCACTCCAAGTGCTACGAAATGTCCTCTTTCTCAGAGTCCAAGGCCAGGAAACTTGCAAAGGACACAG GGACGGAGTTTGTGCACCACAACAGCAGACAGCTTAGCAGAGTCTATCCCAGCGGCATGAGGACCGATTCCTCCAACTACAACCCACAGGAGCTGTGGAACGTGGGCTGTCAGTTAG TGGCGCTGAACGTCCAGACGGCTGGGTTGGAGATGGATCTGAACGATGGGCTCTTCAGTCAGAATGGCTGCTGTGGCTACGTCCTCAAACCTGACTTCATGAGGAATGATGACTCTTTTGACCCAGAAAGACCCCAGGACTGGGATGGCTACACATCACTCCAACTGTCTATCCAG GTAATTAGTGGGCAGCAGCTACCAAAGGTGAACCAGAAGGAGGGCTCCATCGTTGACCCTCTGGTTAGAGTGGAGATCTACGGAGTATCGCAAGACCAAGCCAAGCAAGAGACAAGTTACATTGACAACAATG GTTTTAACCCTCTATGGAACGAGACCCTCAATTTTATCATCCACGTCCCAGAGTTGGCCCTGGTGCGTTTTGTGGTGGAGGACTATGACAAGGCTTCCAGGAATGACTTCATGGGCCAGTTCACCGTGCCCTTCACCTGTATTCAGCCAG GATATCGGCACATCCACCTCCTGTCCAAAGACGGAACGGCTATCCCTCTGTCTACTCTGTTTGTCAATGTCAAGATCTCTGAGGTAACAACAGAAGTCTGA
- the plcd4b gene encoding 1-phosphatidylinositol 4,5-bisphosphate phosphodiesterase delta-4 isoform X2 produces MARPSGISPVSVADVEVVREGHQSEVLLSVAEEFPADLCFTLVFRGRRGNLDLVAESPSEAQAWIRGVRKLIQNAESMDDKERVDQWIWDWFQKADKNKDGRMNFKEVRTLLKMMNVDMNEEYALHLFTLADKSKSGCLENEEFVQFYKILTERKDMWRVFQDYSRDRQTLTLAELKDFLRQEQQEGERSWEHAQKLIDRYEPSETAKKQGAMSIDGFQMYLVSPEGAILDPQRLTLNQDMSRPLSHYFICSSHNTYLMEDQLRGQSSQEAYIQALKRGCRCVEVDCWDGPNGEPVVYHGHTFTSKILFRDVITTLGEYAFKASEFPIILSLENHCSVEQQRVMAQLLDTILGDMLLREPLDGLVTQELPSPHDLKGKILLKAKKIGGLEESETLTDEATDEVSDEAEPESPSAENLSAEALCLHDKKSKFSRELSDLVVYCKSVHFHSFEYSRLHSKCYEMSSFSESKARKLAKDTGTEFVHHNSRQLSRVYPSGMRTDSSNYNPQELWNVGCQLVALNVQTAGLEMDLNDGLFSQNGCCGYVLKPDFMRNDDSFDPERPQDWDGYTSLQLSIQVISGQQLPKVNQKEGSIVDPLVRVEIYGVSQDQAKQETSYIDNNGFNPLWNETLNFIIHVPELALVRFVVEDYDKASRNDFMGQFTVPFTCIQPGYRHIHLLSKDGTAIPLSTLFVNVKISEVTTEV; encoded by the exons ATGGCCAGACCATCTGGTATAAGTCCAG TCTCTGTGGCTGATGTTGAGGTGGTGCGTGAAGGTCACCAGTCGGAGGTCTTGCTGAGCGTCGCTGAAGAGTTCCCCGCTGACCTCTGTTTCACCCTGGTGTTCCGTGGTCGCCGCGGCAACCTGGACCTGGTGGCGGAGTCACCTTCTGAGGCGCAGGCCTGGATCCGGGGTGTACGCAAGCTGATCCAGAACGCTGAGAGCATGGATGACAAAGAGAGGGTTGACCA ATGGATCTGGGACTGGTTTCAGAAGGCGGACAAAAACAAGGACGGACGGATGAACTTCAAGGAGGTGCGCACACTGCTGAAGATGATGAATGTGGACATGAACGAGGAGTATGCGCTTCACCTCTTCACG TTGGCAGATAAGTCTAAGTCAGGTTGTCTGGAGAACGAGGAGTTTGTCCAGTTCTATAAGATACTGACGGAAAGGAAGGACATGTGGCGGGTGTTCCAGGACTACtcccgagacagacagacattaaccCTTGCTGAGCTGAAGGACTTTCTGAGGCAGGAGCaacaggagggggagaggagttgGGAGCATGCCCAGAAGCTGATTGACCGCTATGAGCCATCAGAGACCG CCAAGAAACAGGGGGCCATGTCTATAGATGGCTTCCAGATGTACTTGGTCTCTCCAGAGGGCGCCATCTTGGATCCCCAGCGGCTGACCCTGAACCAGGACATGAGCCGGCCCCTCAGCCACTACTTCATCTGTTCCTCCCACAACACCTACTTGATGGAGGACCAGCTCCGAGGACAGAGCAGCCAGGAGGCCTACATCCA GGCTCTAAAGCGGGGCTGTCGTTGTGTTGAGGTGGATTGTTGGGACGGGCCGAATGGAGAGCCGGTTGTTTATCACGGCCACACCTTCACCTCCAAGATCCTCTTCAGAGACGTCATCACCACGCTGGGAGAGTACGCCTTCAAG GCATCTGAGTTTCCTATCATCCTGTCCCTGGAGAACCACTGCAGTGTGGAGCAGCAAAGGGTCATGGCCCAGCTCCTGGACACCATCCTGGGGGACATGCTACTCAGGGAACCCCTGGACGGACTGGTTACCCAAGAGCTGCCCTCTCCCCAT GATTTGAAGGGAAAGATCCTGCTGAAAGCAAAGAAGATTGGCGGTCTAGAAGAAAGTGAAACGCTGACCGATGAGGCCACTGACGAGGTCAGCGATGAGGCTGAACCTGAGAGCCCGTCTGCAGAAAACCTGTCTGCAGAGGCCCTTTGTCTCCATGATAAG AAATCCAAGTTCTCTAGGGAACTCTCGGATCTGGTGGTGTACTGCAAGAGTGTCCATTTTCACAGCTTTGAGTACTCTCGCTTGCACTCCAAGTGCTACGAAATGTCCTCTTTCTCAGAGTCCAAGGCCAGGAAACTTGCAAAGGACACAG GGACGGAGTTTGTGCACCACAACAGCAGACAGCTTAGCAGAGTCTATCCCAGCGGCATGAGGACCGATTCCTCCAACTACAACCCACAGGAGCTGTGGAACGTGGGCTGTCAGTTAG TGGCGCTGAACGTCCAGACGGCTGGGTTGGAGATGGATCTGAACGATGGGCTCTTCAGTCAGAATGGCTGCTGTGGCTACGTCCTCAAACCTGACTTCATGAGGAATGATGACTCTTTTGACCCAGAAAGACCCCAGGACTGGGATGGCTACACATCACTCCAACTGTCTATCCAG GTAATTAGTGGGCAGCAGCTACCAAAGGTGAACCAGAAGGAGGGCTCCATCGTTGACCCTCTGGTTAGAGTGGAGATCTACGGAGTATCGCAAGACCAAGCCAAGCAAGAGACAAGTTACATTGACAACAATG GTTTTAACCCTCTATGGAACGAGACCCTCAATTTTATCATCCACGTCCCAGAGTTGGCCCTGGTGCGTTTTGTGGTGGAGGACTATGACAAGGCTTCCAGGAATGACTTCATGGGCCAGTTCACCGTGCCCTTCACCTGTATTCAGCCAG GATATCGGCACATCCACCTCCTGTCCAAAGACGGAACGGCTATCCCTCTGTCTACTCTGTTTGTCAATGTCAAGATCTCTGAGGTAACAACAGAAGTCTGA